The Pagrus major chromosome 10, Pma_NU_1.0 genome contains a region encoding:
- the drap1 gene encoding dr1-associated corepressor, whose amino-acid sequence MPSKKKKYNARFPPARIKKIMQTDEEIGKVAAAVPVIISRALELFLESLLTKACQVTQSRNAKTMTTSHLKQCIELEQQFDFLKDLVATVPDMQGEGEENHTEGGGEKVPRRGRKPGSGRKNGGAGSKGKDKKLSGTESEQEDDSEDSETDGDEEDGSQSSTNLQAASRFHSSNAPPQYMHMGSMGSMAPAQPQGGMAFAPHPSMMSVAPPPPAPPPHKNQEDDDDDEDYDS is encoded by the exons GCAAGGATTAAGAAGATTATGCAGACAGATGAAGAAATAGGCAAAGTGGCTGCAGCAGTGCCTGTTATTATTT CGAGAGCCCTGGAGCTTTTTTTGGAATCATTGCTTACAAAGGCCTGTCAAGTCACCCAGTCTAGGAATGCAAAGACAATGACAACATCACATCT AAAGCAGTGTATTGAGCTGGAGCAACAGTTTGATTTCTTAAAAGACCTGGTGGCAACTGTGCCGGACATGCAGGGCGAGGGGGAGGAGAACCACACTGAGGGGGGAGGAGAAAAAGTCCCACGCAG GGGTCGAAAACCAGGGTCAGGCCGCAAGAATGGAGGAGCTGGCTCCAAAGGCAAAGACAAGAAGTTATCTGGCACAGAGTCTGAGCAAGAG GATGATTCTGAGGACAGCGAGACAGATGGAGACGAGGAGGACGGCTCTCAGTCAAGCACAAATCTGCAGGCAGCATCCAGGTTCCACAG CTCAAACGCACCCCCCCAGTACATGCACATGGGCTCAATGGGCAGCATGGCTCCAGCACAGCCCCAGGGCGGCATGGCCTTCGCCCCCCACCCCTCCATGATGAGCGTCGCACCACCTCCCCCAGCCCCGCCGCCGCACAAAAACCAGGAAGACGATGACGACGACGAAGATTATGACTCTTAG